In Monodelphis domestica isolate mMonDom1 chromosome 3, mMonDom1.pri, whole genome shotgun sequence, the following proteins share a genomic window:
- the LOC103102016 gene encoding zinc finger protein 420-like isoform X1, protein MGDSLRLLCGLHREPGVPPMALERDRIPGQEVVMFQDVAVDFTREEWCLLSPPQKELYREVMLENVRNLLSVEREIRPEKKLTATEVSLSVEEMNLQRFMIDCPDNFAFREFCVAPQNSSHFEHQGIHPGGKSSEGNQCRKTFMHRAIHVGHQRRQSLKKPYECKQCGKTFSQSSHLAVHQRIHSGEKPYECKECGKTFNQNYHLAIHQRIHTGEKPFECKQCGKRFSENSSLAVHQRIHTGEKPYECNQCGKTFSQRSNLAVHQRIHTGEKPYECNQCGKTFNQSYHLAIHQRIHTGEKPFECKQCGKSFTMKSSLAVHQRIHTGEKPFECNQCGKRFTMKSSLAVHQKIHTGEKPFECNQCGKRFIMKSSLTVHQRMHTGEKPYECKQCGKRFSENSSLVVHQMIHTGEKPYECNQCGKTFSRSSRLAVHQRIHTGEKPYECTQCGKTFSQRSILTVHQRIHSGEKPYECNQCGKRFIMKSSLAVHQRMHTGEKPFECKQCGKSFTMKSSLAVHQRIHTGEKPFECKQCGKRFSENSSLVVHQIIHTGEKPYECNQCGKTFSLRSHLARHQRIHTGEKPYECNQCGKTFSQRSNLAVHQRIHSGEKPYECNQCGKAFSQKSSLAVHQRIHSSEKPYDCKECGKTFSMSSHLAVHQRIHSGEKPYECNQCGKTFSMSSSLAVHQRIHSGEKPYECNQCRKTFCRSSSLAEHQRIHTGEKPYECIQCGKAFSQSSSLAVHQRIHSGEKPYECNQCGKTFSTSSHLAVHQRIHSGEKPYECNQCGNTFNMSSHLAVHQRIHSGEKPYECNQCGKTFSQRSNLSVHQRIHTGEKPYECIQCGKAFSRSSSLAVHERIHTGEKPYECK, encoded by the exons ATGGGGGACTCACTGCGGCTACTTTGCGGCCTCCACAGGGAGCCTGGAGTGCCCCCGATGGCGTTGGAGAGGGACAGAATCCCAGGCCAG GAGGTGGTTATGttccaggatgtggctgtggacttcacacGGGAGGAGTGGTGCCTCTTGTCCCCTCCTCAGAAGGAGCTGTAcagggaggtgatgctggagaatgtccggaacctgctctctgtgg aaaGAGAGATCAGACCTGAAAAGAAGCTGACTGCAACGGAGGTGAGCCTCTCTGTGGAAGAAATGAACCTACAAAGATTCATGATTGATTGTCCCGATAACTTTGCTTTCAGAGAATTCTGTGTTGCACCTCAAAATTCATCTCATTTTGAACATCAAGGAATTCACCCTGGGGGGAAATCTAGTGAAGGTAATCAATGCAGAAAGACTTTTATGCATAGGGCAATTCATGTGGGACATCAGAGAAGGCAGTCTCttaagaaaccttatgaatgcaagcagtgtggaaagacattcagtcagagctcacatcttgctgtacatcaaagaatccactctggggagaaaccttatgaatgcaaggaatgtggaaagacatttaatCAGAACTATCatcttgctatacatcagagaatccacactggagagaaaccttttgaatgcaagcaatgtggaaagagatTCTCAGAGAactccagtcttgctgtacatcagagaatccacactggtgagaaaccttatgaatgcaaccaatgtggaaagacattcagtcagaggtcaaatcttgctgtacatcagagaatccacactggggagaaaccttatgaatgcaaccaatgtggaaagacatttaatCAGAGCTATCatcttgctatacatcagagaatccacactggagagaaaccttttgaatgcaagcaatgtggaaagagcTTCACAATGAAgtccagtcttgctgtacatcagagaatccacactggggagaaaccttttgaatgcaaccaatgtggaaagaGATTCACAATGAAgtccagtcttgctgtacatcagaaaatccacactggggagaaaccttttgaatgtaaccAATGTGGAAAGAGATTCATAATGAAGTCCagtcttactgtacatcagagaatgcacactggggagaaaccttatgaatgcaagcaatgtggaaagagatTCTCAGAGAACTCCAGTCTTGTTGTACATCAAATgatccacactggtgagaaaccttatgaatgcaaccaatgtggaaagacattcagtcggagctccaggcttgctgtacatcagagaatccacactggtgagaaaccttatgaatgcacccaatgtggaaagacattcagtcagagatcaattcttactgtacatcagagaatccactctggggagaaaccttatgaatgcaaccaatgtggaaagaGATTCATAATGAAgtccagtcttgctgtacatcagagaatgcacactggagagaaaccttttgaatgcaagcaatgtggaaagagcTTCACAATGAAgtccagtcttgctgtacatcaaagaatccacactggggagaaaccttttgaatgcaagcagtgtggaaagagaTTTTCCGAGAACTCCAGTCTTGTTGTACATCAAAtaatccacactggtgagaaaccttatgaatgcaaccaatgtggaaaAACATTCAGTCTGCGCTCCCATCTtgctagacatcagagaatccacactggtgagaaaccttatgaatgcaaccaatgtggaaagacattcagtcagaggtcaaatcttgctgtacatcagagaatccactctggggagaagccttatgaatgcaaccaatgtggaaaggcattcagtcagaaatccagtcttgctgtacatcagagaatccactctaGCGAGAAACCTTATGATTGCaaggaatgtggaaagacattcagtatgagctcccatcttgctgtacatcagagaatccactctggggagaaaccttatgaatgcaaccaatgtggaaagacattcagtatgagctccagtcttgctgtacatcagagaatccactctggtgagaaaccttatgaatgcaaccaatgtAGAAAAACATTCTGTCGGAGTTCCAGTCTTGCTGAacaccagagaatccacactggggagaaaccttatgaatgcattCAGTGCGGAAAGgcattcagtcagagctccagtcttgctgtacatcagagaatccactctggggagaaaccttatgaatgcaaccaatgtggaaagacattcagtacgagctcccatcttgctgtacatcagagaattcactctggtgagaaaccttatgaatgcaaccaatgtggaaaTACATTCAATATGAGctcccatcttgctgtacatcagagaatccactctggggagaaaccttatgaatgcaaccaatgtggaaagacattcagtcagaggtcAAATCtttctgtacatcagagaatccacactggggagaaaccttatgaatgcattcagtgtggaaaggcattcagtcggagctccagtcttgctgtacatgagagaatccacactggggagaaaccttatgaatgcaaataa
- the LOC103102016 gene encoding putative KRAB domain-containing protein ZNF788 isoform X3: protein MGDSLRLLCGLHREPGVPPMALERDRIPGQEVVMFQDVAVDFTREEWCLLSPPQKELYREVMLENVRNLLSVEREIRPEKKLTATE from the exons ATGGGGGACTCACTGCGGCTACTTTGCGGCCTCCACAGGGAGCCTGGAGTGCCCCCGATGGCGTTGGAGAGGGACAGAATCCCAGGCCAG GAGGTGGTTATGttccaggatgtggctgtggacttcacacGGGAGGAGTGGTGCCTCTTGTCCCCTCCTCAGAAGGAGCTGTAcagggaggtgatgctggagaatgtccggaacctgctctctgtgg aaaGAGAGATCAGACCTGAAAAGAAGCTGACTGCAACGGAG tga